One stretch of Serinicoccus hydrothermalis DNA includes these proteins:
- a CDS encoding winged helix-turn-helix domain-containing protein — translation MPARKPSPHHARAVDAATLKAFAHPLRLQMYDYLKDHGAATASMLARAMGENTGQTSYHLRQLERHGLVEEDTARGSARERWWTSVGFSFGRDAAGQDAAARTAAQTVVLHQMEMRNARVQEWVARMETEDEAWAGVATSNEATAMLTVEEADALGEAIAAATAEHLERAKERRTRDGEDGTRRVKLYQLLFPLPPEE, via the coding sequence ATGCCCGCGCGCAAGCCCTCCCCACACCACGCCCGTGCCGTCGACGCGGCCACCCTCAAGGCGTTCGCCCACCCCCTGCGGCTGCAGATGTACGACTACCTCAAGGACCACGGCGCGGCCACCGCCTCCATGCTCGCCAGGGCCATGGGGGAGAACACCGGGCAGACCAGCTACCACCTGCGCCAGCTCGAGCGGCACGGGCTCGTCGAGGAGGACACCGCACGCGGGTCGGCGCGGGAGCGCTGGTGGACCAGCGTCGGCTTCTCCTTCGGCCGGGACGCGGCCGGGCAGGATGCCGCCGCCCGCACCGCCGCCCAGACGGTCGTGCTCCACCAGATGGAGATGCGCAACGCCCGGGTGCAGGAGTGGGTCGCCCGGATGGAGACCGAGGACGAGGCATGGGCCGGGGTCGCCACCTCCAACGAGGCGACCGCCATGCTGACCGTCGAGGAGGCGGACGCCCTCGGCGAGGCCATCGCCGCCGCGACGGCCGAGCACCTGGAGCGGGCCAAGGAGCGCCGCACGCGGGACGGGGAGGACGGGACCCGGCGGGTCAAGCTCTACCAGCTGCTCTTCCCGCTGCCGCCCGAGGAGTAG
- a CDS encoding MFS transporter — MTASTATPPLGRSFGAHLGAVGLANLADGVVQIGVPLLAVTLTRSPLLMGVLTAAVWLPWLVCGIPAGVLVDRWDRRRTIVVALGVRATLLCAAGFLALSDRLTIWVLVGLALGYGVTEVFADLAAAAQVPALVGRAAGPLRRANSRLLAVEQVCNGFVGPPLAGVLVALGAAWLVGTSALVVVGAVLVLALGLRGRYAPVVPQVESVGSRWSELTSGMRTLWTHPVLRPLAIAAGLWNFASTALSAVLVLWLVGPESVGGLSPQLFSLAMVALPVGALLGSMVASRVIERFSEMSVLVVCWGLNAVFNLPLLLWPSVWGLALFLLAAGPLGVIGNVVSGSLRPRLVAGHQLGRVGGASRVLVFGAMPLGALVGGQVAALFGIPVVLLGVPVVMLVATALVAVGVPQAMVDAHELTPEPEPVG; from the coding sequence ATGACGGCATCCACGGCCACGCCGCCGCTCGGACGATCGTTCGGCGCCCACCTCGGGGCGGTCGGTCTGGCGAACCTCGCCGACGGCGTCGTCCAGATCGGGGTCCCCCTGCTGGCCGTGACCCTCACCAGGTCACCGCTGCTCATGGGTGTGCTGACGGCCGCGGTATGGCTGCCGTGGCTGGTCTGCGGCATCCCCGCCGGCGTGCTGGTCGACCGGTGGGACCGGCGACGCACGATAGTGGTCGCCCTCGGCGTCCGGGCCACCCTCCTTTGCGCGGCCGGGTTCCTGGCGCTGTCCGACCGGCTGACCATCTGGGTGCTCGTCGGCCTGGCGCTCGGCTACGGCGTCACCGAGGTCTTCGCCGACCTCGCCGCCGCCGCGCAGGTGCCGGCCCTGGTCGGTCGAGCGGCCGGCCCGCTGCGCCGCGCCAACTCCCGCCTCCTCGCGGTGGAGCAGGTGTGCAACGGCTTCGTCGGCCCGCCGCTCGCGGGGGTGCTGGTCGCGCTCGGGGCGGCGTGGCTCGTCGGCACCTCCGCGCTCGTCGTGGTGGGCGCCGTGCTGGTGCTCGCCCTCGGGCTGCGCGGGAGGTATGCCCCGGTCGTCCCGCAGGTCGAGAGCGTGGGCTCGCGGTGGTCCGAGCTGACCTCCGGCATGCGCACCCTGTGGACCCACCCGGTCCTGCGTCCCCTGGCCATCGCGGCCGGTCTGTGGAACTTCGCCTCGACCGCCCTCAGCGCGGTGCTCGTCCTGTGGCTCGTCGGCCCGGAGTCGGTGGGTGGGCTGTCGCCCCAGCTGTTCTCCCTCGCCATGGTGGCGCTCCCGGTCGGCGCCCTGCTCGGCAGCATGGTGGCGAGCCGGGTCATCGAGCGCTTCTCGGAGATGTCCGTCCTCGTCGTCTGCTGGGGCCTCAACGCCGTCTTCAACCTCCCACTGCTCCTGTGGCCCTCGGTCTGGGGGCTGGCCCTCTTCCTGCTCGCCGCCGGCCCGCTCGGGGTCATCGGCAACGTCGTCTCCGGCTCCCTCCGTCCCCGCCTGGTGGCGGGGCACCAGCTGGGTCGGGTCGGCGGGGCCTCCCGGGTGCTCGTCTTCGGGGCCATGCCCCTCGGCGCCCTGGTGGGCGGGCAGGTCGCGGCGCTCTTCGGCATACCGGTCGTGCTGCTCGGCGTCCCCGTCGTCATGCTGGTCGCGACCGCTCTGGTCGCCGTCGGCGTCCCGCAGGCGATGGTGGACGCGCACGAGCTGACCCCGGAGCCGGAGCCCGTCGGCTGA
- a CDS encoding LLM class flavin-dependent oxidoreductase, with protein MRIGVCILPEYPWREAEPLWRQVEDWGFEHAWTYDHLVWAGLPQAPWHSTVATLAAAAVVTERVRLGTFVASPNFRHPALLAKDVTTLDDLSAGRVLLGLGAGGDLDSRLLGARHTRGERTARFEEFVPLLDRLLTEDDVEVEGEFFTVGGAGARPRCVQQPRVPFVVAANGPRSMRLAVAHGAGWLTTGPPGAAEDGLDAWWRGVRELSARVEELEAETGRARPLDRYLSLDAGSPALGSLDEVQDRIGRAQEAGFTDVVVHWPRPDPPYQADVRVLEQLAASRS; from the coding sequence ATGAGGATCGGCGTCTGCATCCTGCCCGAGTACCCCTGGCGGGAGGCCGAGCCGCTGTGGCGGCAGGTCGAGGACTGGGGCTTCGAGCACGCGTGGACCTACGACCACCTCGTCTGGGCGGGGTTACCGCAGGCGCCGTGGCACTCCACCGTCGCCACCCTCGCGGCGGCCGCCGTCGTCACGGAGCGGGTGCGGCTGGGCACCTTCGTGGCGTCCCCGAACTTCCGGCACCCCGCGCTGCTCGCCAAGGACGTCACCACCCTGGACGACCTCAGCGCGGGCCGGGTTCTGCTCGGGCTGGGGGCCGGTGGCGACCTGGACAGCCGCCTGCTCGGTGCCAGGCATACCCGGGGCGAGCGCACCGCCCGCTTCGAGGAGTTCGTTCCGCTGCTGGACCGGCTGCTGACCGAGGACGACGTCGAGGTCGAGGGCGAGTTCTTCACGGTCGGCGGGGCGGGGGCCCGCCCGCGCTGCGTCCAGCAGCCCCGTGTCCCCTTCGTGGTCGCCGCCAACGGCCCCCGCAGCATGCGCCTCGCGGTCGCGCACGGCGCCGGCTGGCTCACCACCGGCCCTCCCGGCGCCGCCGAGGACGGCCTGGACGCCTGGTGGCGCGGGGTGCGTGAGCTCTCCGCCCGGGTGGAGGAGCTCGAGGCCGAGACGGGGCGCGCCCGGCCGCTGGACCGCTACCTGTCCCTCGACGCCGGGTCGCCGGCGCTCGGCAGCCTCGACGAGGTCCAGGACCGGATCGGTCGGGCGCAGGAGGCCGGGTTCACCGACGTCGTCGTGCACTGGCCGCGCCCCGACCCGCCCTACCAGGCCGACGTGCGCGTCCTGGAGCAGCTCGCCGCCTCCCGCTCCTGA
- a CDS encoding cell wall-binding repeat-containing protein, translated as MSTTPPVHRRAGVAAGAALALGVTALAGAVPAFAATLDDYEIAGVQFVNDDCSRNEYAIDATVTGTTDDIAGFDRVEFQVWDDGTLKDSRTLEVAVGTTRDLHAFLSFVGLYGDGAPGVGIVINDVDADGNYVSGLMTEDPFFPEDVDGPCAFDVERIGGPTRIETAAMLSEQKFVMADSVVIATAKAYPDALTAAPWAAQMGAPLLLTNPGGLPTATVDELTRLVPEHVYVVGGSTAVTDQVLLDVEAAVPAATVERVSGADRYGTAGAIAQRVVQDSSAELFVASGQDFPDALVLSALAARHQAPLVLVKHDEVPPATDAAVGALSFDDVYAAGGTTVLTDDVLDAVSGGMPWTRYSGADRYVTAEKVLEQFPAEGKVLVATGQDFPDSLTAVPVAARTGAGVALTRPDAVPAGVLDEVERLVTGFSFPLITIVGGEVAVHDTVETQLLGLVGGLADPTERSDGGQTGANIPQE; from the coding sequence ATGTCCACCACTCCACCGGTCCACCGCAGGGCGGGGGTCGCGGCCGGCGCCGCGCTCGCCCTCGGGGTGACCGCCCTGGCCGGTGCCGTACCGGCCTTCGCCGCGACGCTCGACGACTACGAGATCGCCGGCGTGCAGTTCGTCAACGACGACTGCAGCCGCAACGAGTACGCCATCGACGCCACCGTGACCGGCACCACCGATGACATCGCCGGTTTCGACCGGGTCGAGTTCCAGGTCTGGGACGACGGCACCCTGAAGGACAGCCGCACCCTCGAGGTCGCGGTGGGGACCACCCGTGACCTGCACGCCTTCCTGTCCTTCGTCGGGCTCTACGGCGACGGCGCACCGGGCGTCGGCATCGTCATCAACGACGTCGACGCCGACGGCAACTACGTCAGCGGCCTCATGACCGAGGACCCGTTCTTCCCCGAGGACGTCGACGGCCCGTGCGCCTTCGACGTGGAGCGGATCGGCGGCCCGACCCGCATCGAGACCGCGGCGATGCTCTCGGAGCAGAAGTTCGTCATGGCCGACAGCGTCGTCATCGCGACGGCGAAGGCATACCCGGACGCGCTGACGGCCGCCCCGTGGGCCGCCCAGATGGGCGCTCCGCTGCTGCTCACCAACCCCGGCGGGCTGCCCACCGCGACCGTGGACGAGCTGACCCGGCTCGTGCCGGAGCACGTCTACGTCGTCGGCGGGAGCACGGCGGTGACGGACCAGGTCCTCCTCGACGTCGAGGCCGCCGTCCCCGCCGCCACCGTGGAGCGGGTGTCCGGCGCCGACCGCTACGGCACCGCCGGCGCGATCGCCCAACGCGTCGTGCAGGACAGCTCGGCCGAGCTCTTCGTCGCCTCCGGGCAGGACTTCCCGGACGCGCTCGTCCTCAGCGCGCTCGCCGCGCGTCACCAGGCGCCGCTCGTCCTCGTCAAGCACGACGAGGTGCCGCCCGCCACGGACGCGGCGGTCGGTGCGCTGTCCTTCGACGACGTCTACGCCGCCGGCGGCACGACGGTGCTCACCGACGACGTGCTTGACGCCGTGTCCGGCGGTATGCCGTGGACCCGCTACAGCGGGGCCGACCGCTACGTGACCGCCGAGAAGGTGCTCGAGCAGTTCCCGGCCGAGGGCAAGGTGCTCGTCGCCACCGGACAGGACTTCCCGGACAGCCTCACCGCGGTCCCGGTCGCGGCCCGGACGGGCGCCGGCGTGGCGCTCACCCGGCCGGACGCCGTGCCCGCGGGGGTGCTGGACGAGGTCGAGCGGCTGGTCACCGGCTTCTCGTTCCCGCTCATCACCATCGTCGGCGGCGAGGTGGCGGTGCACGACACCGTCGAGACCCAGCTGCTCGGGCTGGTCGGCGGTCTCGCCGACCCCACCGAGCGGTCGGACGGCGGGCAGACCGGGGCCAACATCCCCCAGGAGTGA
- the purF gene encoding amidophosphoribosyltransferase: MARADGRLSHDLLPEERLPQDACGVFGVWAPGEEVAKLTYFGLYALQHRGQEAAGIATSDGQRLVVYKDVGLVSQVFDESALASLQGHLAVGHCRYSTTGRNSWHNAQPTLGGTADSTLALTHNGNLINTAELRDLLREALGGDLSRSAGEVGRGNTTDTAIVTGLLTADPDLSLQESAMRVLPQLRGAFSLVFCDEGTLYAARDPQGVRPLVLGRLERGWVVASETAALDIVGASVVREVEPGELIAIDENGLRSSRFTQAAPKRCVFEWVYLARPDTRIAGREVYDSRVEMGRQLAREHPVEADMVMPTPESGTPAAIGYAEESGIPYGQGLVKNAYVGRTFIAPSQTIRQLGIRLKLNPLRDVIKGKRLVVVDDSIVRGNTQRALVRMLREAGAAEVHVRISSPPVRWPCFYGIDFATRAELIATGLEAEDICASVGADSLGYISEEGMVAATEQPRSALCTACFSGDYPIELPAEDQLGKDVLELQFPVDEADVDPTDVGTLDVDRVGVTATAGGADAVRRP; encoded by the coding sequence GTGGCTCGCGCTGACGGACGACTCTCGCACGACCTGCTTCCCGAGGAGCGCCTGCCCCAGGACGCCTGCGGGGTCTTCGGGGTGTGGGCGCCGGGCGAGGAGGTCGCCAAGCTCACCTACTTCGGCCTCTACGCCCTGCAGCACCGCGGACAGGAGGCGGCCGGGATCGCGACGAGCGACGGCCAGCGGCTCGTGGTCTACAAGGACGTCGGGCTGGTCAGCCAGGTCTTCGACGAGTCGGCGCTCGCCTCGCTTCAGGGTCACCTGGCCGTGGGCCACTGCCGCTACTCGACGACCGGGCGCAACTCCTGGCACAACGCGCAGCCGACCCTCGGCGGCACCGCCGACTCCACCCTGGCGCTGACCCACAACGGCAACCTCATCAACACCGCCGAGCTGCGCGACCTGCTCCGCGAGGCCCTGGGGGGCGACCTGAGCCGTTCCGCCGGGGAGGTCGGCCGGGGCAACACCACCGACACCGCGATCGTCACCGGGCTGCTCACCGCGGACCCCGACCTGTCCCTGCAGGAGTCGGCGATGCGGGTGCTGCCGCAGCTGCGCGGCGCCTTCTCCCTCGTCTTCTGCGACGAGGGCACGCTGTATGCCGCCCGCGACCCGCAGGGCGTGCGTCCCCTGGTCCTCGGCCGGCTGGAGCGGGGGTGGGTGGTCGCCTCGGAGACCGCGGCGCTCGACATCGTCGGGGCCTCGGTGGTGCGTGAGGTCGAGCCGGGCGAGCTCATCGCCATCGACGAGAACGGCCTGCGCTCCAGCCGCTTCACGCAGGCCGCCCCCAAGCGGTGCGTCTTCGAGTGGGTCTACCTCGCCCGCCCGGACACCCGCATCGCCGGACGCGAGGTCTACGACTCCCGGGTGGAGATGGGGCGTCAGCTCGCGCGCGAGCACCCGGTCGAGGCGGACATGGTCATGCCGACGCCGGAGTCGGGGACCCCGGCGGCGATCGGGTATGCCGAGGAGTCCGGGATCCCCTACGGCCAGGGCCTGGTGAAGAACGCCTATGTCGGGCGGACCTTCATCGCGCCCAGCCAGACGATCCGGCAGCTCGGCATCCGGCTCAAGCTCAACCCGCTGCGGGACGTCATCAAGGGCAAGCGGCTCGTGGTCGTCGACGACTCGATCGTGCGGGGCAACACGCAGCGGGCCCTGGTCCGGATGCTGCGCGAGGCGGGCGCGGCCGAGGTGCACGTGCGGATCTCCTCGCCCCCGGTGCGCTGGCCCTGCTTCTACGGCATCGACTTCGCCACCCGCGCCGAGCTCATCGCCACCGGGCTGGAGGCCGAGGACATCTGCGCCTCGGTCGGGGCGGACTCGCTGGGATACATCAGCGAGGAGGGCATGGTGGCCGCCACCGAGCAGCCCCGGTCCGCGCTGTGCACCGCCTGCTTCTCCGGCGACTACCCGATCGAGCTCCCGGCCGAGGACCAGCTCGGCAAGGATGTGCTGGAGCTGCAGTTCCCGGTCGACGAGGCCGACGTGGACCCGACGGACGTCGGCACGCTGGACGTCGACCGGGTCGGTGTCACGGCCACGGCCGGCGGCGCCGACGCCGTGCGCCGCCCCTGA
- the purM gene encoding phosphoribosylformylglycinamidine cyclo-ligase, which produces MSDQPITYASAGVDVHAGDRAVELMKESVRRAQRPEVLGGLGGFAGMFDASALQGMRRPVLATSTDGVGTKVALAQAMDRHDTIGQDLVGMVVDDIVVSGAEPLFMTDYIACGRVVPERIAAIVSGIARGCELAGVALVGGETAEHPGLLDPEEYDVAGAATGVVEHDAVLGPHRVEDGDVVLALASSGLHSNGFSLVRRVVGASGWAWDRQVPELGRTLGEECLEPTRIYTRPLLELVRDLGTDLHALSHVTGGGLAANLARVLPAGTLATVERSWTPPPIFTLVQELGRVPQPDLEQTLNMGVGFVAVLSADRAGRAIELLTGAGVDTWQIGTVSRGGTGEQDGDVVQGAKGVDGGAVRVVGSYPAGVISTQ; this is translated from the coding sequence ATGAGCGACCAGCCGATCACGTATGCCAGCGCGGGCGTCGACGTGCACGCGGGCGACCGCGCCGTGGAGCTCATGAAGGAGTCGGTCCGGCGCGCGCAGCGCCCGGAGGTGCTCGGCGGGCTCGGCGGGTTCGCCGGGATGTTCGACGCCTCGGCGCTGCAGGGGATGCGCCGCCCGGTGCTCGCCACCTCGACCGACGGCGTCGGCACCAAGGTGGCGCTCGCGCAGGCCATGGACCGGCACGACACGATCGGGCAGGACCTCGTCGGGATGGTCGTCGACGACATCGTCGTGAGCGGGGCCGAGCCGCTGTTCATGACCGACTACATCGCCTGCGGCCGGGTCGTCCCGGAGCGCATCGCCGCGATCGTGTCGGGCATCGCGCGGGGGTGCGAGCTCGCCGGCGTCGCGCTGGTCGGCGGCGAGACGGCCGAGCACCCGGGCCTGCTCGACCCGGAGGAGTACGACGTGGCCGGGGCGGCGACCGGCGTGGTCGAGCACGACGCGGTCCTCGGCCCGCACCGGGTCGAGGACGGCGACGTCGTGCTCGCCCTGGCCAGCTCCGGGCTGCACAGCAACGGCTTCTCCCTCGTCCGCCGGGTCGTCGGGGCGTCGGGTTGGGCATGGGACCGGCAGGTGCCCGAGCTCGGGCGCACGCTCGGCGAGGAATGCCTGGAGCCGACCCGGATCTACACCCGCCCGCTGCTGGAGCTGGTGCGCGACCTCGGGACCGACCTGCACGCCCTCTCGCACGTCACCGGGGGAGGGCTCGCGGCCAACCTCGCACGGGTCCTGCCCGCCGGGACGCTGGCCACCGTCGAGCGCTCGTGGACGCCGCCGCCGATCTTCACCCTCGTCCAGGAGCTGGGCCGGGTGCCGCAGCCCGACCTGGAGCAGACGCTCAACATGGGCGTCGGCTTCGTCGCGGTGCTGTCGGCCGACCGCGCCGGACGGGCGATCGAGCTGCTGACGGGCGCGGGCGTCGACACCTGGCAGATCGGCACGGTGAGCCGCGGCGGGACCGGCGAGCAGGACGGCGACGTGGTGCAGGGCGCCAAGGGCGTGGACGGCGGGGCCGTGCGCGTGGTGGGGAGCTATCCCGCCGGCGTGATCAGCACCCAGTAG
- a CDS encoding DUF3073 domain-containing protein: protein MGRGRAKAKQIKVARKLKYSAPDTDLSALERELHSTRGEFDYSPPGDEVDDDDDLDPEDDSYAEHTDDERGDDYGSWAAGGR from the coding sequence ATGGGGCGCGGCCGGGCCAAGGCAAAGCAGATCAAGGTTGCACGGAAGCTGAAGTACTCAGCTCCCGACACCGACCTCTCCGCACTCGAGCGGGAGTTGCACTCCACGCGCGGCGAGTTCGACTACTCCCCTCCGGGCGACGAGGTCGACGATGACGACGACCTCGACCCCGAGGACGACAGCTACGCCGAGCACACCGACGACGAGCGCGGCGACGACTACGGCTCCTGGGCCGCAGGCGGTCGCTGA
- a CDS encoding copper resistance CopC family protein, whose product MASLRTLPAAVLAAGLVLVPATAQAHDELTGSEPSDGATGEAPDDLTLTFSGNIAEVGAAVTVTSPDGSSVTDGEPQVDGTEVEQDLADDLTDGEYAVAWRVTSEDGHPISGEFGFTVEGAAAQTSEETSEEAQPEESSEAPQESEAEPAPTPEETQGAEEETTEEETTDDSGQTSEESVSTATGVPGWAWVVVGVAVAGLLGTLAWTWQRGRS is encoded by the coding sequence ATGGCCTCCCTCCGCACGCTGCCCGCCGCCGTCCTCGCCGCCGGCCTCGTCCTCGTGCCCGCGACCGCGCAGGCGCACGACGAGCTCACCGGCAGCGAACCGTCCGACGGTGCCACCGGCGAGGCCCCGGACGACCTCACCCTCACCTTCAGCGGCAACATCGCCGAGGTCGGCGCGGCCGTCACCGTGACCTCCCCGGACGGCAGCTCGGTCACCGACGGTGAGCCGCAGGTGGACGGCACCGAGGTGGAGCAGGACCTCGCGGACGACCTCACCGACGGGGAGTATGCCGTCGCCTGGCGGGTGACCAGCGAGGACGGTCACCCGATCTCCGGAGAGTTCGGCTTCACCGTCGAGGGTGCGGCCGCGCAGACTTCGGAGGAGACCTCCGAGGAGGCCCAGCCGGAGGAGTCGTCCGAGGCCCCGCAGGAGAGCGAGGCCGAGCCGGCCCCCACGCCGGAGGAGACCCAGGGTGCCGAGGAGGAGACCACCGAGGAGGAGACGACCGACGACTCCGGCCAGACGTCCGAGGAGTCCGTCAGCACGGCGACCGGTGTGCCCGGCTGGGCGTGGGTCGTGGTGGGCGTGGCGGTCGCCGGGCTGCTCGGCACGCTGGCCTGGACCTGGCAGCGCGGACGCTCCTGA
- a CDS encoding IMPACT family protein translates to MEPTTYRTIATPVVGRLEERRSVFECWLRRAEDEAAAREVVDEARRTHWDAGHHCSAFVLGADGSLVRSNDDGEPAGSAGMPMLEALTHAGLTEVVAVVTRWFGGTKLGTGGLARAYGGAVRDAVEQAPLLTRMLVHEVDVRAGHDLAGRLEHDLRARGVSIGDVRYARDVTLRLQVPVAQASGLPDLLAELTAGAAEPVPGTEGQAWLDAPGGPRGG, encoded by the coding sequence GTGGAGCCGACGACCTACCGGACGATCGCCACCCCCGTCGTGGGGCGCCTCGAGGAGAGGCGGTCGGTCTTCGAGTGCTGGCTGCGGCGGGCCGAGGACGAGGCCGCCGCCCGGGAGGTCGTCGACGAGGCGCGGCGGACGCACTGGGACGCCGGGCACCACTGCTCGGCCTTCGTCCTCGGCGCCGACGGTTCGCTCGTGCGCAGCAACGACGACGGCGAGCCGGCCGGCAGCGCCGGTATGCCGATGCTCGAGGCGCTCACCCACGCCGGCCTCACCGAGGTGGTCGCCGTCGTCACCCGCTGGTTCGGCGGGACGAAGCTGGGCACCGGCGGGCTCGCCCGCGCCTACGGCGGGGCGGTCCGGGACGCGGTGGAGCAGGCGCCGCTGCTGACCCGGATGCTGGTGCACGAGGTCGACGTCCGCGCAGGTCACGACCTCGCGGGGCGGCTGGAGCACGACCTGCGTGCGCGCGGCGTCTCGATCGGCGACGTCCGGTATGCCCGCGACGTCACCCTGCGGCTCCAGGTGCCCGTCGCGCAGGCTTCGGGGCTGCCGGACCTGCTGGCCGAGCTGACCGCCGGGGCGGCCGAGCCGGTCCCCGGGACCGAGGGGCAGGCCTGGTTGGACGCGCCCGGCGGCCCGCGCGGCGGGTGA
- a CDS encoding GntP family permease translates to MEPMDPVYGAGTLLTIAAVAVAVLLFLIIKLRMHAFVALISVSFLTGLAAGIPFGELAGVATGFFGTTLGSVALLVGLGAMIGRILEVTGGAQVLADTMINRFGEQRAPLALGVAALFFGIPIFFDAGLVVFLPIIFSVARRFGGSVLLYALPAAGAFAAMHAIVPPHPGPVTAATELGGSIGLSLLIGLPVAFVAWYVGVYLVTTAYAGKIMVPINDSMLRGTVSGEPGDLDDGDDDARAERIASGEEEVAPPSFGMVLGLLLLPFVLIALNTGIGTLRSAEVLGDNVVLDALVFIGQTPVALLITLLVTTYVLGTKGRSLATVESLLNDALGPICAIILITGAGGMFGGVLRYSGIGSALSDSLSDLGLPLIVSAFLIATLLRVAQGSATVALTTTAGLISAAVAADGLSDLKIACLVLAIAAGATVLSHVNDSGFWLVSRFFGMDVKTTLRTWTVMETTLGLTIFVLALGLWVVVP, encoded by the coding sequence ATGGAACCGATGGATCCCGTCTACGGAGCGGGCACTCTCCTGACCATCGCGGCGGTCGCCGTGGCGGTCCTGCTCTTCCTCATCATCAAGCTGCGCATGCACGCCTTCGTGGCGCTCATCTCGGTGAGCTTCCTCACCGGGCTCGCGGCCGGCATACCCTTCGGCGAGCTCGCCGGCGTGGCCACCGGCTTCTTCGGCACCACCCTCGGCTCGGTCGCGCTGCTCGTCGGCCTCGGCGCCATGATCGGGCGCATCCTGGAGGTCACCGGCGGTGCCCAGGTGCTCGCCGACACCATGATCAACCGCTTCGGCGAGCAACGGGCCCCGCTCGCGCTCGGCGTGGCCGCGCTGTTCTTCGGCATCCCGATCTTCTTCGACGCCGGCCTGGTCGTCTTTCTGCCCATCATCTTCTCCGTCGCCCGACGCTTCGGCGGGTCGGTGCTGCTGTATGCCCTCCCCGCCGCCGGCGCCTTCGCCGCGATGCACGCCATCGTGCCCCCGCACCCCGGCCCGGTGACCGCGGCGACCGAGCTCGGCGGGTCCATCGGGCTCAGCCTGCTCATCGGCCTCCCCGTCGCCTTCGTCGCGTGGTACGTCGGCGTCTACCTCGTCACCACCGCCTACGCCGGCAAGATCATGGTGCCGATCAACGACAGCATGCTGCGCGGCACGGTGTCCGGCGAGCCGGGCGACCTGGACGACGGCGACGACGACGCCCGCGCCGAGCGGATCGCGAGCGGCGAGGAGGAGGTCGCTCCGCCGTCCTTCGGGATGGTCCTGGGGCTGCTGCTGCTGCCCTTCGTCCTCATCGCGCTCAACACCGGGATCGGCACGCTGCGCTCGGCCGAGGTGCTCGGCGACAACGTGGTCCTGGACGCCCTCGTCTTCATCGGCCAGACCCCGGTCGCGCTGCTCATCACCCTGCTCGTCACCACCTACGTGCTCGGCACCAAGGGCAGGTCGCTGGCCACCGTCGAGAGCCTGCTCAACGACGCGCTCGGGCCGATCTGCGCGATCATCCTCATCACCGGCGCGGGTGGCATGTTCGGCGGCGTCCTGCGCTACTCCGGCATCGGCTCGGCGCTCTCGGACAGCCTGTCCGACCTCGGCCTGCCGCTCATCGTGTCCGCCTTCCTCATCGCCACCCTGCTCCGGGTGGCCCAGGGCTCGGCGACGGTGGCGCTGACCACCACCGCGGGCCTCATCTCGGCCGCCGTGGCGGCGGACGGCCTGTCCGACCTCAAGATCGCCTGCCTCGTGCTCGCGATCGCCGCCGGGGCCACGGTCCTCTCCCACGTCAACGACTCGGGCTTCTGGCTGGTCAGCCGCTTCTTCGGGATGGACGTCAAGACCACGCTGCGGACCTGGACGGTCATGGAGACGACCCTGGGCCTGACGATCTTCGTCCTGGCCCTCGGCCTCTGGGTCGTGGTGCCGTGA
- a CDS encoding gluconokinase, with protein sequence MTPLPDPVAEPIHLVVMGVSGTGKSTIAQALHSRLGWDFAEGDDFHPEANVAKMASGRPLVDEDRWPWLEALAGWTRERDARAEPTILTCSALRHVYRDILRRGGEGTWFVHLVGDKGLLLDRMSTRDHFMPPSLLESQLDTLEPLGAEERGATYDVANPPERIARMVLAQLDR encoded by the coding sequence GTGACGCCGCTGCCCGACCCGGTCGCGGAGCCGATCCACCTCGTGGTCATGGGGGTGTCCGGCACCGGCAAGTCGACGATCGCGCAGGCGCTGCACAGCCGGCTCGGCTGGGACTTCGCCGAAGGGGACGACTTCCACCCGGAGGCCAACGTCGCCAAGATGGCCAGCGGTCGCCCGCTCGTCGACGAGGACCGGTGGCCCTGGCTGGAGGCCCTGGCCGGCTGGACCCGCGAGCGGGACGCGCGCGCGGAGCCGACGATCCTCACCTGCTCCGCGCTGCGCCACGTCTACCGCGACATCCTGCGGCGCGGGGGCGAGGGCACGTGGTTCGTCCACCTCGTCGGCGACAAGGGCCTGCTGCTGGACCGGATGAGCACGCGCGACCACTTCATGCCGCCCTCGCTCCTGGAGTCCCAGCTCGACACCCTCGAGCCGCTGGGGGCCGAGGAGCGCGGCGCGACCTACGACGTCGCGAACCCGCCGGAGCGGATCGCGCGCATGGTGCTCGCGCAGCTGGACCGCTGA